AAGGCCGCCGACCCGGCCAGCGCGGTCGCGCTGCTGGCCGACGAACCGACCGGGGCCTACCTGGGCGGGGGCACCAACCTGGTCGACCTCATGCGGCTGGGCGTGGCCACCCCGGACCTGCTGGTCGACGTCCGGCAGCTGACCTCCACCGAGGTCACCGACCTGCCCGACGGCGGGCTGCGCATCGGTGCCGCGGTGCCCAACGCCGACCTCACCGGCGAGCGCCGGGTCCGGGAGCGCTACCCGCTGCTGGCCCAGGCGCTGCTGGCCGGGGCGAGCGGGCAGCTGCGCAACCGGGCCACCACCGGCGGCAACCTGCTCCAGCGCACGCGGTGCACCTACTTCACCGACGTGACGATGCCGTGCAACAAGCGGGAGGCGGGCTCCGGCTGCGCCGCCGTCGGCGGCTACCACCGCAACCTCGCCGTGCTCGGCGCCACGAACGAGGGCGGGGAGTCCCCGCACACCTGCGTGGCCACCCACCCCTCCGACATGGCCGTCGCGCTGCGCGCCCTGGACGCCACCGTGCAGGTGCTGGGCCGGGACGGCGAGCGGAGCATCCCGATCGCCGAGCTGCACCGCCTGCCCGGGGACGACCCGACCCGCGACACCACGCTCGCGCACGGGGAGCTGATCACCGCGATCGACGTCCCGGCTCTGCCGTGGGCGACCCGCTCGCGCTACCGCAAGGTCCGGGACCGGGCCTCCTACGCCTTCGCCCTGGTCAGCGTGGCCGCGGCCATGGACCTGCAGGGCACCGGCCCGGACGCCGTCGTCGGTGACGTCCGGATCGCCCTGGGCGGGGTCGCGCACAAGCCCTGGCGGGCCACCGTGGCCGAGGACGCCCTGCGTGGCGGGCCGGCCACCGAGGCCGCCTTCACCGCGGCCGCCGAGGCCGAGCTGGCCGCCGCCGACCCGCTCAGCGACAACGCGTTCAAGATCCCGATGGTCACGAACATGATCACCCGCACCCTGCTCCAGATCTCCGCGGAGGCCCGCGCATGACCGCCACCACCGAACGGGCCGTCGGCAGCGACGTCCGCCGCATCGACGGACCGGACAAGGTCCGCGGCCGCGCGCCCTACGCCTACGAGCACGAACTGGGCGCGCAGGCGGTCTTCGTGGCCCTCGTCCAGTCGACCGCGGCCAGGGGACGGATCACCTCGATCGACGTCAGCGCGGCCGAGGCGCTGCCGGGGGTGCTCGCCGTCCTGACGCACGAGAACGCGCCGCGGCTGGGTGACGTGGCCGACGAGATCGTCGTGCTGCAGTCCGACCGGGTGCAGTACGTCGGCGAACCGGTGGCCGCCGTGGTCGCGGAGTCCTCCGAGGTCGCCCGGGACGCCATCGGCCGGGTCGTCGTCACCTACGACGCGCAGCCCGCCGACGTCCGGCTGGCCACCGACCGAGACGACCTGTACCCGCCGGAGGAGCTGATGGCCGGCTTCGAGACCGACTCGGTCATCGGGGACGTCGACGCCGCGCTGGACGCGGCACCGGTGAGCATCGACGTCACCTACGAGACGCCGAACCAGCACAACAACCCCATCGAGATGCACGCGACCGTCGCCCGCTGGGACGGCGACGTGCTGCGCATGTGGGACGCCAACCAGGGCCCGCACAACCTCGTGCCGGTGATCACCGAGGCGTTCGGGATCACCGAGGACCAGCTGCACATCACCTCGCCCTACGTGGGCGGTGCGTTCGGGTCCAAGGCCTACACCCACGTGCACCAGCTGATCGCGGGGATGGCCGCGAAGGTCACCGGGCGCACGGTCAAGCTGGAGCTGACCCGGCCACAGATGTTCACCCTGGTCGGGCACCGCACGCCCACCATCCAGCGGTTGCGCCTGGGCGCGCAGCCCGACGGCACCCTGACGGCGATCAGCCACGAGGTCGTCGAGCACACCTCGCAGAACGCCGAGTTCGCCGAGCAGACCGCCACCGCGACGCGGTTGATGTACTCGGCGCCGGCCCGCCGGACGACGCACCGGCTGGCCAAGCTCGACGTCCCGGCGCCGACGATCATGCGGGCGCCGGGGGAGACCCCGGGCATGTACGCCCTGGAGTCGGCGATGGACGAGCTGGCCGCCGAGCTGGGCATCGACCCGATCGAGCTGCGGCTGCGCAACGAGCCCGACCGCGACCCCGAGCGCGGCGTGCCGTGGAGCACCCGCAATCTGGTCGCCTGTTTGCGCCAGGGGGCGCAGCGGTTCGGCTGGGCCGACCGCGACCCGCGCCCGGGCGTCCGGGAGGACGGCCGCTGGTTGGTCGGCACCGGCGCCGCCGCGGCGACCTACCCGACCCGTCGCCGTCCGTCTGCGGCCCGGATCGAGGCCGTGGAGGGCAAGCCGTACGTGGTGAGCATCGACGCCTCGGACATCGGCACCGGCGCGTGGACCGCGCTGACCCAGATCGCCGCCGACGCCCTCCGGGTGCCGATGGACCGGATCGACCTGCGGATCGGCGACAGCCGGCTGCCGAAGGCGTCGGGGGCCGGCGGCTCCACCGGGATCACGTCGTGGGGTCCCGCGATCATGGCCGCGGCCGAGCAGCTGGCCGACCGGGAGGTCCCGGCCGGTGGGCTCACCGTCACCGGTGAGGCCGGCCCCGGTGACGAGGCCGAGCAGTACTCCAGCCACGCCTTCGGGGCGCACTTCGCCGAGGTCCGGGTCGACCAGGACTCCGGGGAGG
This sequence is a window from Geodermatophilaceae bacterium NBWT11. Protein-coding genes within it:
- a CDS encoding xanthine dehydrogenase family protein subunit M — encoded protein: MREFRYEKAADPASAVALLADEPTGAYLGGGTNLVDLMRLGVATPDLLVDVRQLTSTEVTDLPDGGLRIGAAVPNADLTGERRVRERYPLLAQALLAGASGQLRNRATTGGNLLQRTRCTYFTDVTMPCNKREAGSGCAAVGGYHRNLAVLGATNEGGESPHTCVATHPSDMAVALRALDATVQVLGRDGERSIPIAELHRLPGDDPTRDTTLAHGELITAIDVPALPWATRSRYRKVRDRASYAFALVSVAAAMDLQGTGPDAVVGDVRIALGGVAHKPWRATVAEDALRGGPATEAAFTAAAEAELAAADPLSDNAFKIPMVTNMITRTLLQISAEARA
- a CDS encoding xanthine dehydrogenase family protein molybdopterin-binding subunit, with the protein product MTATTERAVGSDVRRIDGPDKVRGRAPYAYEHELGAQAVFVALVQSTAARGRITSIDVSAAEALPGVLAVLTHENAPRLGDVADEIVVLQSDRVQYVGEPVAAVVAESSEVARDAIGRVVVTYDAQPADVRLATDRDDLYPPEELMAGFETDSVIGDVDAALDAAPVSIDVTYETPNQHNNPIEMHATVARWDGDVLRMWDANQGPHNLVPVITEAFGITEDQLHITSPYVGGAFGSKAYTHVHQLIAGMAAKVTGRTVKLELTRPQMFTLVGHRTPTIQRLRLGAQPDGTLTAISHEVVEHTSQNAEFAEQTATATRLMYSAPARRTTHRLAKLDVPAPTIMRAPGETPGMYALESAMDELAAELGIDPIELRLRNEPDRDPERGVPWSTRNLVACLRQGAQRFGWADRDPRPGVREDGRWLVGTGAAAATYPTRRRPSAARIEAVEGKPYVVSIDASDIGTGAWTALTQIAADALRVPMDRIDLRIGDSRLPKASGAGGSTGITSWGPAIMAAAEQLADREVPAGGLTVTGEAGPGDEAEQYSSHAFGAHFAEVRVDQDSGEVRVPRMTGVFAAGRIINATTGRSQFLGGMTMGLSMALHEESVLDQTRGHYANHDLAEYHIASNADVGEMDISWIDESDDLHNPLGAKGIGEIGIVGSAAAIGNAYWHATGRRVRDLPITPDKYFR